The genomic interval TCGACGTGAAACCGACGCCGGACGTGGTCGCACCGGGCGAGCAGACGCTCGCGCTCTCGGTGGTGGACGCGTCCGGGAACGGCGTGGCGGGCGCGACCGTGCTGGTGAAGTCGGGGACGGCGCGGCTGGACGGAACCGTGGTGGCGCGCACGAACGAGTCCGGGGTGGCGACGGTGGCGGTCGCGCCGGCGCTCGGCGCGAATCAGGCGGACGGCACGCTCACGGTATCGGTGAAACCGCCCGCGGGCGGCGAGTACGTCGACCGCCGCGGGAACACGCGAATCCTGGTCGTCCGCGGCTACGGCGGCTAGCGCGCGTCCCAGTCGATCCAGTCCTGCTCCCAGCCGTGGCGGCGCTCGTTCGCCTTCGCGGCGCGCTCGCGGTCTTCGCGGACGGTGCGGTTGCGGACGGGAGCGCTCGCCTGTTCGCCCTCGACGAGCAGGGGGGCGAACTCGACCTCGCCGTAGTCGCGTCGGTCGTCGTCCTCGAGCGCGACGAGGCGCTGGCGGTGCGCGCCCTCGGGGTAGACGAGGCGGCCGCCGTCCGCGAGCTGAGCGCGGAGCGCGCGGGGCGGCCGAACGGCGGCGGCTTCGACGAGAATCCGGTCGTAGGGCGCGTACGCGGGCAGGCCGTCCGCGCCGTTCGCGCAGTCCACGAGCACGTCGCCGTAGCCGGCGTCGGCGAGCGTGCGGCGGGCGTCGTAGACGAGGCGGCGGTCGATGTCAACCGCGTGCACGCGCTGTGCGCCGACGAGTTCCGCGAGCAACGCGGCCGTGTAGCCGACGCCGACGCCGACGACGAGCACGTCGTTTCCGGGTTCGGGGTGGAGGGCTTCGACGAGGCGGGCGGCCGTTGAGGGCGCGAGCACGCGCGTGCCGCGGTGTTCGAACTCGCGGTCGGCGTACGCGCGGTGGCCGGCGTCGTCGTCCACGAACTCGTGGCGGGGGACGGTGCGCATCGCGTCCGCGACCGCGGGGTCGTGAACGACGTCCTTCGTGTCGTGTTCGAGGCTCGTCACCATGTCGTCCCGAACCGCCGCGTACTCCATACGACTGGATTGGTGCGAGCGGCCTTCAATCGTTCGCGGGGCGGTCGGCGGCGACCGCCTGCGAGCGCGTGCCGGGCACGTCGGAGACGCGGGGGCGTTCGAAGCCGGCGGCGGCGAACCACTCGCCGAAGTCGGCTTCCGCGTAGGCGTTCCCGCCGTCGGTGCGCGCGAGCATCTCGGCGGCGAGCAATCCCGGGTTCTCGGCGTGGTCGCGGAGGCGGTCGACGTGCACGACGGTGCCGCCGGGCGGGACGGCGTCGTAGAGCGCGTCGAGCAGGCGTTCGTTGTCGTCGGGTGAGAGCGTGCGCGCGGTGTTCGCGCAGAACACGAGGTCGTACGTGCCCTCGACGCCGTCGAGCGGGTCGGTCGCCTGCAGGGAGACGGGTTCGTGTTCGAGGAGGGGTTCGTCCACCTCCACGACGTCCTGGGTGTCCGCGAGCGTCACGTCGTACCCGCGGCGCGCGAACTCCCGAGAGAACGTTCCCGACCCGCCGTAGGCGTCGAGGACGGTGGCGGCGTCGGGGTGTTCGTGGACGGCGGCAGTGACGGCGGCGCGCACGTCCCCCTCGTCGAGCGCGGCCATCGCGCCGAGGCGGTTCCGGGTGGCGTCCGGACTCGGGACGGGGCGGTCGCCGGTCTGCATCGTCTCGGGGAGCGCTATCCAGTCGTCGAGCGTGTCGAGTTCGTGGGGGAGCGAGCCGATGGAGCGGAGGTCGGTCTTCGAGAGGAAGCCGAGCATGCGGTTCGTCGGTTCGAACCCGTCGTCGGTTCGGTGGAGGAAGCCGAGGTCGCAGAGCGTTTCGACGCCTATTCGGGCGGCGCGTTCGGTGACGCCGGTCTCGTCGGCGACGGCGGCGACGGTGTCGGCGTCGGTGACGACGGCGTCGAGGACGCCGGTTTCACGGGCGGCGCGGAGGAACAGGAGTTCCCGATAGTCCATACGGCGTAGTGAGTCCGGCGGGGGATAAAGTCACTCGCCGTCGCCCTGCATGCGGACGAACCGGACGTCGGAGAGGTACTCGCGGTCGAGCCGTCCGTCGGATTTCTCGGCGGAGACGAGCGTCTGCGTCACGTCGCCGACGGGGGCGAGCACGCGCCCGCCGTCGCGGAGCTGGTCGCGTATCGCGGTCGGAATCGACCGGGTGGCGCACGTGAGGTAGGCGGCGTCGTAGGGCGCGTGGGCGGGCCAGCCGTCGTGGCCGTCGCCGTGGCGCACGGACACGTCGCCGTAGCCCGCGTTCGCGAGGTTCTCGCGGGCGGTGTCGGCGAGCGATTCGAGGTACTCGACGCTGTAGACGTTCTCGGGGCCGACGAGTTCGGCGGTGACCGCGGCGTGGTAGCCGCAGCCGGTGCCGATTTCGAGCGTCTCGTCGCCCTCGCGGAGGGCGAGGCGGTCGCACATCGCGGCGACCATGTGCGGCGCGCTCACGGTCTGGCCGTCGCCGATTGGGAGCGGGCGGTCGGCGTACGCGCCCCCCTGCTGGTCGTCGGGGACGAACTCGTGGCGGGGGACGGTGCGGAGGGCGTCGAGGACGCGCTCGGAGAAGTCGTGTCTGCGGGCGAGGCGGTCGGCGAGGCTGTCGCGGGCGTCCGCGAAGTCCATTACCAGGCAGACCAGGCGGTCGAGGTCTCGTCGTAGCCGTACACGCGCTTGATGTCCTTCGCCATCGCCACGTCGCCGTCGTGGCCGATCTTCTGGAAGTCGTAGCGTTCGAGGGCGTCCTCGCGGACGTGGATACCCGTGATGGAGAACTCCTCGTCCCCGAACTCGTGGTTCTCCCCGACGGTGAACTCGTAGTCACCGGGGACGTGAAGGGTGATGCTTCGCGTGCGGTCGTGCGCGCCGTCCCGCGGGTGGAGCGTGACGGCCACTTCGACGTTGTCCACGGCGCGCGTCCAGAACGTCCCCACGTCCTCGGCGGTCGCGCGAACCTCGCGCGTCTCGTCGCCGGTCTGGAGGTCGGTGATGCGAACCTGCATGATGGCTTCCTCCGTCTCGACGATGAACTCCTCGCCGGTCTCCACGGTCTCGTCCGCGGGAACCTCGACGGTCGTGGTGAACGACTCGCCGCCCTGGGAGACGACGACATCCCGCTCGACCGTTCGCTCGGACTCCAGGGGTTCCTTGTGGACGTGCCCGCAGTCCGTGCACTTCACGGTCGCCGTCCCGCCGCCCGTCGTGAGGACCTCGTGTTCCGTTTCGAGGTCCGGCGAGCACGACGGACACGCCAGGCCGACGCGTTGCTGTTGGCTCATACCGACTACGAGGGCGCGGAGCCGTAAAAATCCGCGGAGTCAGTCGTCCGCGCTCGGGAGCGTGACCGCGTCCCCGTCCGCGTAGACGGTGGGGTTCTCGATGATGCCGTCGAGGTGGAGGGGGGCGTCGGTGTCGCCGCCGATACCGGCGTCGTCGCCGATGGCGATGTGGACGGTTCCGGCGGCCTTCTCGTCGAGCAGCACGGAGCCGACGAGGTCGCTGACGGCGACGTTCGTGCCGATGCCGAGTTCCGCGAGGTTGCGCGCGGCGCGTCCGACCTCGTCCTCGCCGGCCTCGACCTGTGCGCGCACGTCGTCGTCAGAGATGTGTGTGACGTAGCCGTCCTCGACCTCGAACGTGAGTTCCGTGTCGAGGCGTCCGTGGGGCATCATCGTGCCGTCCACGACGTACGTGCCGTTCGCGGTCTCGGGGCTGACGAACACCTCGCCCGCGGGGAGGTTCGAGAACTCGCCGTCCTCGTGGACGATGCCCGTGTCCTGCAACCACTCGCGGTCGCCGGGTTCGAACGTGATGTCGGTGCCGGCGGGCGTCGTCACACGAACCTCGTCGGCGTCCGCGACCTGGCTCAGCACGTCCGCGCAGTGCCGGCGAATCAGCGTGTAGTCCGCGTCCAGGCCCGTGGTGAACACGTCCTCCGTGATGCCGGGGAGGGTCGCGCCGCGAGCGCCCGCCTCGTTCGCCCGGGAGCGCGCGCGAGTGTGCGAGAGCGACTTCGTGGTGGGCGCGAGGAACACGTCGCTGTCGCGCATCGCGGCGGCGACGGGCGCGGGCGGTTCCGCGCCGTGCTGGTCGCCGGGCGGGTAGCGGAGAATCGTCGCGTCGTCGGTGACCTCGCGGGCGGCGGCGTACAGCGCGTCCCCGATGAATTCGCGCTTGTCGTCGGTGACGACGACGCACGTCTCACCGGGTTCGACGCCGAGACACTGGACGACCGCGGTCTCCGCGGCCTCTTCGAGTACCGTCATGGCGGAACCCTCGCGGGCGGGGAGGTTAGGCGTTGTCTTCTCTCGAAACGATTATCCGGCGTCCGTGGGGAGTGAGCAGTATGATTCGCGTCGGTATCAACGGCTACGGAACCATCGGGAAGCGCGTGGCGGACGCGGTCCGCGACCAGCCGGACATGGAGGTCGTCGGCGTCGCGAAGACGCGGCCGAACTTCGAGGCCGAGCGCGCGGTTGCGCGCGGCTACGACCTGTACGCGGCCATCGAAGACCGGGCGAGCCAGTTCGCGGACGCCGGCATCGAGACCGCCGGCCTCGTGGACGAACTCGTCGCACAGAGCGACGTGGTGGTGGACGCGACGCCCTCGGGTATCGGCGCGCAGAACAAGGAACTGTACGAGGAGTACGACACGCCCGCGCTCTATCAGGGCGGCGAGGACGCCGACGTGGCGGACGTGAGCTTCAACGCCCGCGGGAACTTCGACGACGCCCGGAACGCAGACCACGTGCGCGTCGTCTCCTGTAACACCACCGGCCTCAGCCGACTCCTCGCACCGCTCCGTGAGGAGTACGGCGTCGAGAAGGCGCGCGTCACGCTCGTCCGGCGCGGCGGCGACCCCGGACAGACGAGCCGCGGCCCCATCGACGACATCCTCCCGAACCCCATCACGCTCCCCTCCCACCACGGCCCGGACGTGAACACCATCTTCCCCGACCTCGACATCGACACCCTCGGCCTGAAGGTGCCGGCGACCCTGATGCACATGCACTCCGTGAACGTCACGCTCGAATCCGAACCGAGCGCGGACGACGTGCGCGACCTCCTCGAAGGCGAGTCCCGTATCTTCTGCATCCCGCCCGAGTTCGACATCGACGGCACGGGCAAACTCAAGGAGTACGCGAAAGACCTGGGTCGGCCGCGCGGCGACGTGTGGGAGAACGGCCTCTGGAGCGAGTCCGTGACGATGGAAGGAAACGACCTCTACCTGTTCCAGGCCATCCACCAGGAGTCCGACGTGGTGCCGGAGAACGTGGACGCCATCCGCGCGGTCACCGACTCGATGGACGGCGCGGAGAGCATCGAGACGACGAACAGCGCGCTCGGCATCTAGACACCCCCGAAACCTTATCCCCGACCCGGGGCAAGGGAGCGGTATGCGCCGCGACGACCGCGACGACCCGTTCGACGACTTCTTCGACGAGATAGAGCGGATGATGAACGACATGCGCGGCGGGATGGACGAGTCCGGGTTCGGCACCGACACGCACGTCACCGTCTACGAGGAGGACGACGAGGTGCGCGTGGTCGCCGACCTCCCGGGCGTCGAGAAGGAGGACATCGACCTGAAGTGCGACGGCGACGTCCTCACCATCAGCGCGGCGACGGACGCCCGCGAGTACGACGAACGCATCGAACTTCCCGCGCGCGTGGACGAACACTCGGCGAGCGCGACCTACAACAACGGCGTGCTCGAAGTGTCGTTCGACCGCCTGGAGGACTCCGCGGACATCAGCGTCGAGTAGCCCGCACCAGTCCGGCGAGGCGGTCGTAGAAGCCGGGTTCGTACTTCGTTTCTGCGTCTATCGTCGGTCGCGCGTTCGTCTCGTTCACCACCGTCCGCGCGCCCGTGTCCAGTACGTCCACGCCGAGGAGCGGAATGTCGAGTACGTCGGCGGCGTCCTCCGCGAGAGTTTTGACGCGGTCGGGCGGGTCGGTTCCGGTGGCGTCCGCGCCCCGGTGGACGTTGTGCTTCCAGCCGGAGCCGCGGCGTTCGACCGCGCCCGCGTACTCGCCGTCGAGCACCATCACCCGATAGTCGGTCGCGTCCGGGACGCACTCCTGGACGAGGTATGACGTGTCGTCGGTCGCGGGGAAGTCGTGAATCAGGTCGAGGTAGTCCGTCACCCCGAGGAGCGAATCGGGGTCGTCGAGCTTGGTGACGCCGACGCCGCGGGTGGCGGAGTTCGGTTTCACGACGACGGGATAGTCGAAGCCGGCGAGCGCGTCGAGCACGTCCGCGTCGTCGGTGGGGTTCGAGACGAACACCGTCTCCGGCACCGGGACGCCGGCGGTTTCGAGGCGCGCGAGCACGCCCGCCTTGTTCCGCGAGCGAAGCACCGCGTTCCGGTCGTTCACCCACGGCACGTCCAGGAACGCGTCGAGCACACCGCCCTCCATCAGGCGACCAGGATAGACGAGGCCGACGTCGAAGTCACCGGGAGAGAATGGTGGGTCGGAGAGCGAGAGCGTTCGCTTCCGGTAGTTGACGTAGGAGGCTGAGATACCGCGGTCGGCGAGCGGGCCTCGAATCCGGTCGAGGGTCTCCGCGTCGGTCGCGACCGCGAGGGAGAGCACTAGTCGAGCTGCGTGATGAGTTCCTCGCCGCGCTCCACCGTAATCTTGCACGGCGGCGTGATCTTGTTGTACGCGCGGCGGAAGGCTTCCTTGACGACGGCGGCTTCCTCGGGCTGACACCAGGCCGTGAAGATGCGGTCGCCGGGGTAGATGCGGGCGGCCGTGCCGACGGGCACGCCGAACGCCTGCCGCATACCGTCGGAAACGCGGTCTGCGCCCGCGCCGGTCGCCTGCTTGTTCTCGCGGAGGATCTGGTGCGGGAACTTGCGGAGGATCATCTTGTAGTTCCCCTCGCCGAGTTCCTTGATGAGGTGGCGGTTCGCGGAGAGGCGCGCGGCCTCCATCGAACCGTGACGGATCTGGCACTCCTCCTCGGTTTCGAGGCTAATCTGGACGGGGTAGTCCTCCGGTTCGGACTGGAGGTCTCCCATCTTGAACTGTGCGATCTTCGAACCCGGAATGCCCGTGACGTAGTCGCGACGCGTGTACGAGGGCTTATCGATGGTCCGGTACATGGAAGCCGGATTGTCAGCCATGGTTACTACAGGCGTGTTCGGTCAGCGCGCCCATAAACCCATCCTTTTGCGGCGACCGGAGTACCGGCCAGGATTCCCCGTATCGGTTCGTTTTACCCCGCGGCGCGGGAGACTGAGGTATGGCCGAATTCCGCACGCACGACGAACTCGTGGACGCGGTGGCGGACGCCGACTTCGACCGGCCGCCCGCCGTCGTCGCGAACGCACACATCACCGGACTCGGCGTGGCGCGCGCGCTCTCCGCCAACGACGTGCCCGTCATCGCC from Salarchaeum japonicum carries:
- a CDS encoding DUF7382 domain-containing protein; the protein is MFHELRRDERAIEGLPVRLLIAFVVGVATLGVLLQTVSGVGTLATTELDVKPTPDVVAPGEQTLALSVVDASGNGVAGATVLVKSGTARLDGTVVARTNESGVATVAVAPALGANQADGTLTVSVKPPAGGEYVDRRGNTRILVVRGYGG
- a CDS encoding protein-L-isoaspartate O-methyltransferase family protein, which codes for MEYAAVRDDMVTSLEHDTKDVVHDPAVADAMRTVPRHEFVDDDAGHRAYADREFEHRGTRVLAPSTAARLVEALHPEPGNDVLVVGVGVGYTAALLAELVGAQRVHAVDIDRRLVYDARRTLADAGYGDVLVDCANGADGLPAYAPYDRILVEAAAVRPPRALRAQLADGGRLVYPEGAHRQRLVALEDDDRRDYGEVEFAPLLVEGEQASAPVRNRTVREDRERAAKANERRHGWEQDWIDWDAR
- a CDS encoding methyltransferase domain-containing protein → MDYRELLFLRAARETGVLDAVVTDADTVAAVADETGVTERAARIGVETLCDLGFLHRTDDGFEPTNRMLGFLSKTDLRSIGSLPHELDTLDDWIALPETMQTGDRPVPSPDATRNRLGAMAALDEGDVRAAVTAAVHEHPDAATVLDAYGGSGTFSREFARRGYDVTLADTQDVVEVDEPLLEHEPVSLQATDPLDGVEGTYDLVFCANTARTLSPDDNERLLDALYDAVPPGGTVVHVDRLRDHAENPGLLAAEMLARTDGGNAYAEADFGEWFAAAGFERPRVSDVPGTRSQAVAADRPAND
- a CDS encoding protein-L-isoaspartate(D-aspartate) O-methyltransferase gives rise to the protein MDFADARDSLADRLARRHDFSERVLDALRTVPRHEFVPDDQQGGAYADRPLPIGDGQTVSAPHMVAAMCDRLALREGDETLEIGTGCGYHAAVTAELVGPENVYSVEYLESLADTARENLANAGYGDVSVRHGDGHDGWPAHAPYDAAYLTCATRSIPTAIRDQLRDGGRVLAPVGDVTQTLVSAEKSDGRLDREYLSDVRFVRMQGDGE
- a CDS encoding HVO_0476 family zinc finger protein is translated as MSQQQRVGLACPSCSPDLETEHEVLTTGGGTATVKCTDCGHVHKEPLESERTVERDVVVSQGGESFTTTVEVPADETVETGEEFIVETEEAIMQVRITDLQTGDETREVRATAEDVGTFWTRAVDNVEVAVTLHPRDGAHDRTRSITLHVPGDYEFTVGENHEFGDEEFSITGIHVREDALERYDFQKIGHDGDVAMAKDIKRVYGYDETSTAWSAW
- a CDS encoding aminopeptidase; this translates as MTVLEEAAETAVVQCLGVEPGETCVVVTDDKREFIGDALYAAAREVTDDATILRYPPGDQHGAEPPAPVAAAMRDSDVFLAPTTKSLSHTRARSRANEAGARGATLPGITEDVFTTGLDADYTLIRRHCADVLSQVADADEVRVTTPAGTDITFEPGDREWLQDTGIVHEDGEFSNLPAGEVFVSPETANGTYVVDGTMMPHGRLDTELTFEVEDGYVTHISDDDVRAQVEAGEDEVGRAARNLAELGIGTNVAVSDLVGSVLLDEKAAGTVHIAIGDDAGIGGDTDAPLHLDGIIENPTVYADGDAVTLPSADD
- a CDS encoding type II glyceraldehyde-3-phosphate dehydrogenase; this encodes MIRVGINGYGTIGKRVADAVRDQPDMEVVGVAKTRPNFEAERAVARGYDLYAAIEDRASQFADAGIETAGLVDELVAQSDVVVDATPSGIGAQNKELYEEYDTPALYQGGEDADVADVSFNARGNFDDARNADHVRVVSCNTTGLSRLLAPLREEYGVEKARVTLVRRGGDPGQTSRGPIDDILPNPITLPSHHGPDVNTIFPDLDIDTLGLKVPATLMHMHSVNVTLESEPSADDVRDLLEGESRIFCIPPEFDIDGTGKLKEYAKDLGRPRGDVWENGLWSESVTMEGNDLYLFQAIHQESDVVPENVDAIRAVTDSMDGAESIETTNSALGI
- a CDS encoding Hsp20/alpha crystallin family protein, translated to MRRDDRDDPFDDFFDEIERMMNDMRGGMDESGFGTDTHVTVYEEDDEVRVVADLPGVEKEDIDLKCDGDVLTISAATDAREYDERIELPARVDEHSASATYNNGVLEVSFDRLEDSADISVE
- a CDS encoding ATP-grasp domain-containing protein, with the translated sequence MLSLAVATDAETLDRIRGPLADRGISASYVNYRKRTLSLSDPPFSPGDFDVGLVYPGRLMEGGVLDAFLDVPWVNDRNAVLRSRNKAGVLARLETAGVPVPETVFVSNPTDDADVLDALAGFDYPVVVKPNSATRGVGVTKLDDPDSLLGVTDYLDLIHDFPATDDTSYLVQECVPDATDYRVMVLDGEYAGAVERRGSGWKHNVHRGADATGTDPPDRVKTLAEDAADVLDIPLLGVDVLDTGARTVVNETNARPTIDAETKYEPGFYDRLAGLVRATRR
- a CDS encoding 50S ribosomal protein L16, with product MADNPASMYRTIDKPSYTRRDYVTGIPGSKIAQFKMGDLQSEPEDYPVQISLETEEECQIRHGSMEAARLSANRHLIKELGEGNYKMILRKFPHQILRENKQATGAGADRVSDGMRQAFGVPVGTAARIYPGDRIFTAWCQPEEAAVVKEAFRRAYNKITPPCKITVERGEELITQLD